One window from the genome of Macaca fascicularis isolate 582-1 chromosome 7, T2T-MFA8v1.1 encodes:
- the DISP2 gene encoding protein dispatched homolog 2 isoform X1 — protein MDGDSSSSSGGSGPAPSSGPEGEQRPEGEPLAPDGGSPDSTQTKAVAPEASPERSCSLHSCPLEDPSNSSGPPPTTSTLQPVGPSSPLAPAHFAYPQALQEYQGGSSLPGLGDRAALCSHGSSLSPSPAPSQRDGTWKPPAVQHHVVSVRQERAFQMPKSYSQLIAEWPVAVLMLCLAAIFLCTLAGLLGARLPDFSKPLLGFEPRDTDIGSKLVVWRALQALTGPRKLLFLSPDLELNSSSSHNTLRPAPRGSAQESIVRPRRMVEPLEDRRQENFFCGPPEKSYAKLVFMSTSSGSLWNLHAIHSMCRMEQDQIRSHTSFGALCQRTAANQCCPSWSLGNYLAVLSNRSSCLDTTQADAARTLALLRTCALYYHSGALVPSCLGPGKNKSPRCAQVPTKCSQSSAIYQLLHFLLDRDFLSPQTTDYQVPSLKYSLLFLPTPKGASLMDIYLDRLATPWGLADNYTSVTGMDLGLKQELLRYFLVQDTVYPLLALAAIFFGIALYLRSFFLTLMVLLGVLGSLLVAFFLYQVAFRMAYFPFVNLAALLLLSSVCANHTLIFFDLWRLSKSQLPSGGLAQRVGRTMHHFGYLLLVSGLTTSAAFYASYLSRLPAVRCLALFMGTAVLVHLALTLVWLPASAVLHERYLARGCVRRARGRWEGSAPRRLLLALHRRLRGLRRAAAGTSRLLFQRLLPCGVIKFRYIWICWFAALAAGGAYIAGVSPRLRLPTLPPPGGQVFRPSHPFERFDAEYRQLFLFEQLPQGEGGHMPVVLVWGVLPVDTGDPLDPRSNSSLVRDPAFSASGPEAQRWLLALCHRARNQSFFDTLQEGWPTLCFMETLQRWMESPGCARLGPDLCCGHSDFPWAPQFFLHCLKMMALEQGPDGTQDLGLRFDAHGSLAALVLQFQTNFRNSPDYNQTQLFYNEVSHWLAAELGMAPPGLRRGWFTSRLELYSLQHSLSTEPAVVLGLALALAFATLLLGTWNVPLSLFSVAAVAGTVLLTVGLLVLLEWQLNTAEALFLSASVGLSVDFTVNYCISYHLCPHPDRLSRVAFSLRQTSCATAVGAAALFAAGVLMLPATVLLYRKLGIILMMVKCVSCGFASFFFQSLCCFFGPEKNCGQILWPCAHLPWDAGTGDPGGEKAGRPRPGSVGGMPGTCSEQYELQPLARRRSPSFDTSTATSKLSHRPSVLSEDLQLHDGPCCSRPPPAPASPRELLLDHQAVFSQCPALQTSSPYKQAGSSPKTRARQDSQGEEAEPLPASPEAPAHSPKAKAAEPPDGFCSSASTLEGLSVSDETCLSTSEPSARVPDSVGVSPDDLDDTGQPVLERGQLNGKRDTLWLALRETVYDPSLPASHQSSLSWKGRGGPGDGSPVVLPNSQPDLPDVWLRRPSTHTSGYSS, from the exons ATGGACggtgacagcagcagcagcagcggcggcaGCGGTCCGGCTCCCAGCTCGGGTCCGGAAGGGGAGCAACGGCCCGAGGGGGAGCCCTTGGCCCCAGACGGCGGCTCCCCGGACAG CACCCAGACCAAGGCTGTGGCCCCTGAGGCAAGCCCAGAGAGAAGCTGCTCCCTCCACAGCTGCCCCCTGGAGGACCCTTCCAATTCTTCGGGACCCCCACCAACAACTTCCACCCTCCAGCCTGTGGGTCCATCCAGCCCCTTGGCCCCTGCCCACTTCGCCTATCCCCAGGCACTGCAGGAATACCAGGGGGGCAGTTCCCTGCCAGGACTTGGGGATCGGGCAGCTCTCTGCTCCCacggctccagcctcagcccttccccagccccctcaCAGCGTGATGGGACCTGGAAGCCACCCGCTGTGCAGCACCATGTGGTCAGTGTCAG GCAGGAACGAGCCTTCCAGATGCCAAAGAG cTATTCCCAGCTGATTGCTGAGTGGCCAGTGGCCGTGCTGATGCTGTGTCTGGCTGCCATCTTCCTCTGCACCCTGGCTGGACTGCTGGGGGCCCGGCTGCCCGACTTCTCCAAGCCTTTGCTG GGCTTTGAGCCACGGGACACGGACATTGGGAGCAAGTTAGTGGTCTGGAGAGCACTACAAGCCCTCACAGGCCCCAGGAAGCTGCTTTTCCTTTCCCCAGACCTTGAGCTGAACAG CTCGAGCTCCCACAACACTCTGAGGCCTGCACCCAGAGGCAGTGCCCAGGAGAGCATTGTTCGACCTCGCAGAATGGTGGAGCCCCTGGAGGACAGAAGGCAAGAGAACTTCTTCTGTGGCCCCCCTG AGAAGAGCTATGCAAAGCTGGTGTTCATGTCCACCTCCTCGGGCAGCCTATGGAACCTGCATGCCATCCATTCCATGTGTCGCATGGAACAGGACCAG ATCCGCTCCCATACCAGCTTCGGGGCTCTGTGCCAGCGGACAGCAGCCAACCAGTGCTGCCCCAGCTGGTCCCTGGGCAACTATCTGGCTGTGCTCTCCAACCGCTCCTCCTGCCTGGACACTACCCAAGCTGACGCAGCCCGCACACTGGCCCTGCTTCGGACCTGTGCCCTCTACTACCACAGTGGTGCCCTGGTGCCCTCTTGTCTGGGACCCGGGAAGAACAAGTCCCCACGCTGTGCCCAGGTTCCCACTAAGTGCTCCCAGAGTAGCGCCATCTACCAACTCCTGCACTTTCTGCTCGACAGGGACTTCCTGAGTCCCCAGACCACTGACTACCAAGTGCCCTCCCTCAAGTACAGCCTGCTCTTCCTGCCCACCCCAAAGGGTGCTTCCCTGATGGACATCTACCTGGACCGACTGGCCACCCCCTGGGGGCTCGCTGACAACTACACCTCCGTCACTGGCATGGACCTGGGCCTCAAGCAGGAGCTGCTGAGGTACTTCCTGGTCCAGGACACAGTGTACCCCTTGCTGGCTCTGGCTGCCATCTTTTTCGGCATCGCCCTGTACCTGCGCTCATTCTTCCTCACGCTCATGGTGCTGCTGGGGGTGCTGGGCTCACTGCTGGTGGCCTTTTTCCTTTACCAGGTGGCCTTCCGCATGGCCTACTTTCCCTTCGTCAATCTGGCAGCCCTCCTCCTGCTGAGCAGCGTCTGCGCCAACCACACGCTCATCTTCTTCGACCTGTGGCGCCTCAGCAAGAGCCAGCTGCCGTCGGGGGGGCTGGCGCAGCGCGTGGGCCGCACCATGCACCACTTCGGCTACCTGCTGCTGGTCTCCGGCCTCACCACGAGCGCGGCCTTCTACGCCAGCTACCTGAGCCGCCTGCCGGCCGTGCGCTGCCTCGCCCTCTTCATGGGCACGGCTGTGCTGGTGCACCTGGCGCTCACGCTGGTCTGGCTGCCCGCCTCCGCCGTGCTCCACGAGCGCTACCTGGCGCGCGGCTGTGTGCGCCGGGCGCGGGGCCGGTGGGAGGGCAGCGCGCCTCGGCGGCTGCTGCTGGCGCTGCACCGGCGGCTCCGGGGCCTGCGGAGGGCGGCGGCCGGCACCTCGCGTCTGCTCTTCCAGCGCCTGCTGCCCTGCGGCGTCATCAAGTTCCGCTACATCTGGATCTGCTGGTTCGCGGCACTGGCGGCAGGGGGCGCCTACATCGCCGGCGTCAGCCCGCGCCTGCGGCTGCCCACGCTGCCGCCGCCCGGCGGCCAGGTCTTCCGGCCCAGCCACCCCTTCGAGCGCTTCGACGCAGAGTATCGCCAGCTGTTCCTGTTCGAGCAGCTGCCGCAGGGCGAGGGCGGCCACATGCCCGTGGTTTTGGTGTGGGGCGTCCTGCCTGTGGACACTGGCGACCCTCTGGACCCTCGTAGCAACAGCAGCCTGGTGAGGGACCCTGCCTTCTCGGCCAGTGGCCCTGAAGCCCAGCGCTGGCTGCTGGCACTCTGCCACCGGGCCCGGAATCAGAGCTTCTTCGACACACTGCAGGAAGGCTGGCCCACGCTGTGTTTCATGGAGACCCTCCAGCGCTGGATGGAGAGCCCCGGCTGCGCCCGCCTGGGGCCTGACCTCTGCTGCGGCCACTCGGACTTCCCCTGGGCCCCCCAGTTTTTCCTGCACTGCCTGAAAATGATGGCTCTGGAGCAAGGCCCGGATGGCACCCAGGACCTGGGACTCCGCTTTGATGCCCATGGCAGCCTGGCCGCCCTGGTCCTGCAATTCCAGACCAACTTCCGGAATAGTCCGGACTACAACCAGACCCAACTCTTCTACAATGAGGTCAGCCACTGGCTGGCAGCAGAGCTGGGCATGGCACCTCCAGGCCTGCGCCGTGGTTGGTTCACTAGCCGTCTAGAGCTGTACAGCCTGCAGCACAGCCTGAGCACTGAACCTGCTGTGGTGCTGGGCCTGGCTTTGGCACTGGCCTTTGCCACACTGCTGCTGGGCACCTGGAATGTTCCCCTCAGCCTATTCTCCGTGGCAGCTGTGGCAGGCACCGTGCTGCTCACTGTAGGACTCCTGGTTCTCCTCGAGTGGCAGCTCAACACTGCCGAGGCCCtgtttctttctgcctcagtGGGCCTCTCAGTGGACTTCACTGTCAACTACTGCATCTCCTATCACCTGTGCCCACACCCTGACCGCCTGAGCCGTGTGGCCTTCTCTCTGCGCCAGACCAGCTGCGCCACAGCAGTGGGGGCTGCAGCCCTGTTTGCGGCCGGCGTGCTCATGCTGCCTGCCACAGTGCTGCTTTATCGCAAGCTGGGCATCATCCTCATGATGGTCAAATGCGTCAGTTGTGGCTTTGCCAGCTTCTTCTTCCAATCTCTCTGCTGTTTCTTCGGGCCAGAGAAGAACTGTGGGCAGATCCTCTGGCCCTGTGCTCACCTACCATGGGATGCTGGTACTGGGGACCCTGGTGGGGAGAAGGCAGGCCGCCCACGACCAGGGTCAGTTGGAGGGATGCCCGGGACCTGCTCAGAGCAATATGAGCTACAGCCCCTGGCACGGCGTCGGAGCCCCAGCTTTGACACCAGCACAGCCACCAGCAAGCTGTCCCACCGGCCCTCAGTACTCTCTGAGGATCTGCAGCTCCATGATGGTCCCTGCTGTTCCCGGCCCCCACCAGCCCCTGCCTCCCCAAGGGAGCTGCTGCTGGACCACCAGGCAGTCTTCAGCCAGTGCCCTGCCCTGCAGACCTCCTCCCCCTATAAGCAGGCTGGCTCCAGCCCCAAAACCCGGGCCAGGCAGGACTCCCAAGGGGAGGAGGCTGAGCCCCTGCCAGCCTCGCCAGAAGCCCCAGCCCACTCCCCTAAGGCCAAGGCTGCAGAACCTCCTGATGGCTTCTGTTCCTCAGCCAGCACCCTGGAGGGGCTCAGCGTCTCTGATGAGACCTGCCTAAGCACCTCTGAGCCCAGTGCTCGTGTACCAGATTCCGTGGGTGTGTCCCCAGATGACCTGGATGATACTGGGCAGCCAGTCCTTGAGCGGGGCCAGCTCAATGGGAAGCGGGACACCCTGTGGCTGGCGCTGAGGGAGACAGTGTATGACCCATCATTGCCCGCCTCCCACCAGAGCAGCTTGTCCTGGAAGGGCCGAGGGGGGCCAGGGGATGGCAGCCCTGTGGTGCTGCCCAATAGCCAGCCAGACCTGCCAGATGTTTGGCTGCGCAGGCCCAGCACCCACACGTCGGGCTATAGCAGCTGA
- the DISP2 gene encoding protein dispatched homolog 2 isoform X2, producing MPKSYSQLIAEWPVAVLMLCLAAIFLCTLAGLLGARLPDFSKPLLGFEPRDTDIGSKLVVWRALQALTGPRKLLFLSPDLELNSSSSHNTLRPAPRGSAQESIVRPRRMVEPLEDRRQENFFCGPPEKSYAKLVFMSTSSGSLWNLHAIHSMCRMEQDQIRSHTSFGALCQRTAANQCCPSWSLGNYLAVLSNRSSCLDTTQADAARTLALLRTCALYYHSGALVPSCLGPGKNKSPRCAQVPTKCSQSSAIYQLLHFLLDRDFLSPQTTDYQVPSLKYSLLFLPTPKGASLMDIYLDRLATPWGLADNYTSVTGMDLGLKQELLRYFLVQDTVYPLLALAAIFFGIALYLRSFFLTLMVLLGVLGSLLVAFFLYQVAFRMAYFPFVNLAALLLLSSVCANHTLIFFDLWRLSKSQLPSGGLAQRVGRTMHHFGYLLLVSGLTTSAAFYASYLSRLPAVRCLALFMGTAVLVHLALTLVWLPASAVLHERYLARGCVRRARGRWEGSAPRRLLLALHRRLRGLRRAAAGTSRLLFQRLLPCGVIKFRYIWICWFAALAAGGAYIAGVSPRLRLPTLPPPGGQVFRPSHPFERFDAEYRQLFLFEQLPQGEGGHMPVVLVWGVLPVDTGDPLDPRSNSSLVRDPAFSASGPEAQRWLLALCHRARNQSFFDTLQEGWPTLCFMETLQRWMESPGCARLGPDLCCGHSDFPWAPQFFLHCLKMMALEQGPDGTQDLGLRFDAHGSLAALVLQFQTNFRNSPDYNQTQLFYNEVSHWLAAELGMAPPGLRRGWFTSRLELYSLQHSLSTEPAVVLGLALALAFATLLLGTWNVPLSLFSVAAVAGTVLLTVGLLVLLEWQLNTAEALFLSASVGLSVDFTVNYCISYHLCPHPDRLSRVAFSLRQTSCATAVGAAALFAAGVLMLPATVLLYRKLGIILMMVKCVSCGFASFFFQSLCCFFGPEKNCGQILWPCAHLPWDAGTGDPGGEKAGRPRPGSVGGMPGTCSEQYELQPLARRRSPSFDTSTATSKLSHRPSVLSEDLQLHDGPCCSRPPPAPASPRELLLDHQAVFSQCPALQTSSPYKQAGSSPKTRARQDSQGEEAEPLPASPEAPAHSPKAKAAEPPDGFCSSASTLEGLSVSDETCLSTSEPSARVPDSVGVSPDDLDDTGQPVLERGQLNGKRDTLWLALRETVYDPSLPASHQSSLSWKGRGGPGDGSPVVLPNSQPDLPDVWLRRPSTHTSGYSS from the exons ATGCCAAAGAG cTATTCCCAGCTGATTGCTGAGTGGCCAGTGGCCGTGCTGATGCTGTGTCTGGCTGCCATCTTCCTCTGCACCCTGGCTGGACTGCTGGGGGCCCGGCTGCCCGACTTCTCCAAGCCTTTGCTG GGCTTTGAGCCACGGGACACGGACATTGGGAGCAAGTTAGTGGTCTGGAGAGCACTACAAGCCCTCACAGGCCCCAGGAAGCTGCTTTTCCTTTCCCCAGACCTTGAGCTGAACAG CTCGAGCTCCCACAACACTCTGAGGCCTGCACCCAGAGGCAGTGCCCAGGAGAGCATTGTTCGACCTCGCAGAATGGTGGAGCCCCTGGAGGACAGAAGGCAAGAGAACTTCTTCTGTGGCCCCCCTG AGAAGAGCTATGCAAAGCTGGTGTTCATGTCCACCTCCTCGGGCAGCCTATGGAACCTGCATGCCATCCATTCCATGTGTCGCATGGAACAGGACCAG ATCCGCTCCCATACCAGCTTCGGGGCTCTGTGCCAGCGGACAGCAGCCAACCAGTGCTGCCCCAGCTGGTCCCTGGGCAACTATCTGGCTGTGCTCTCCAACCGCTCCTCCTGCCTGGACACTACCCAAGCTGACGCAGCCCGCACACTGGCCCTGCTTCGGACCTGTGCCCTCTACTACCACAGTGGTGCCCTGGTGCCCTCTTGTCTGGGACCCGGGAAGAACAAGTCCCCACGCTGTGCCCAGGTTCCCACTAAGTGCTCCCAGAGTAGCGCCATCTACCAACTCCTGCACTTTCTGCTCGACAGGGACTTCCTGAGTCCCCAGACCACTGACTACCAAGTGCCCTCCCTCAAGTACAGCCTGCTCTTCCTGCCCACCCCAAAGGGTGCTTCCCTGATGGACATCTACCTGGACCGACTGGCCACCCCCTGGGGGCTCGCTGACAACTACACCTCCGTCACTGGCATGGACCTGGGCCTCAAGCAGGAGCTGCTGAGGTACTTCCTGGTCCAGGACACAGTGTACCCCTTGCTGGCTCTGGCTGCCATCTTTTTCGGCATCGCCCTGTACCTGCGCTCATTCTTCCTCACGCTCATGGTGCTGCTGGGGGTGCTGGGCTCACTGCTGGTGGCCTTTTTCCTTTACCAGGTGGCCTTCCGCATGGCCTACTTTCCCTTCGTCAATCTGGCAGCCCTCCTCCTGCTGAGCAGCGTCTGCGCCAACCACACGCTCATCTTCTTCGACCTGTGGCGCCTCAGCAAGAGCCAGCTGCCGTCGGGGGGGCTGGCGCAGCGCGTGGGCCGCACCATGCACCACTTCGGCTACCTGCTGCTGGTCTCCGGCCTCACCACGAGCGCGGCCTTCTACGCCAGCTACCTGAGCCGCCTGCCGGCCGTGCGCTGCCTCGCCCTCTTCATGGGCACGGCTGTGCTGGTGCACCTGGCGCTCACGCTGGTCTGGCTGCCCGCCTCCGCCGTGCTCCACGAGCGCTACCTGGCGCGCGGCTGTGTGCGCCGGGCGCGGGGCCGGTGGGAGGGCAGCGCGCCTCGGCGGCTGCTGCTGGCGCTGCACCGGCGGCTCCGGGGCCTGCGGAGGGCGGCGGCCGGCACCTCGCGTCTGCTCTTCCAGCGCCTGCTGCCCTGCGGCGTCATCAAGTTCCGCTACATCTGGATCTGCTGGTTCGCGGCACTGGCGGCAGGGGGCGCCTACATCGCCGGCGTCAGCCCGCGCCTGCGGCTGCCCACGCTGCCGCCGCCCGGCGGCCAGGTCTTCCGGCCCAGCCACCCCTTCGAGCGCTTCGACGCAGAGTATCGCCAGCTGTTCCTGTTCGAGCAGCTGCCGCAGGGCGAGGGCGGCCACATGCCCGTGGTTTTGGTGTGGGGCGTCCTGCCTGTGGACACTGGCGACCCTCTGGACCCTCGTAGCAACAGCAGCCTGGTGAGGGACCCTGCCTTCTCGGCCAGTGGCCCTGAAGCCCAGCGCTGGCTGCTGGCACTCTGCCACCGGGCCCGGAATCAGAGCTTCTTCGACACACTGCAGGAAGGCTGGCCCACGCTGTGTTTCATGGAGACCCTCCAGCGCTGGATGGAGAGCCCCGGCTGCGCCCGCCTGGGGCCTGACCTCTGCTGCGGCCACTCGGACTTCCCCTGGGCCCCCCAGTTTTTCCTGCACTGCCTGAAAATGATGGCTCTGGAGCAAGGCCCGGATGGCACCCAGGACCTGGGACTCCGCTTTGATGCCCATGGCAGCCTGGCCGCCCTGGTCCTGCAATTCCAGACCAACTTCCGGAATAGTCCGGACTACAACCAGACCCAACTCTTCTACAATGAGGTCAGCCACTGGCTGGCAGCAGAGCTGGGCATGGCACCTCCAGGCCTGCGCCGTGGTTGGTTCACTAGCCGTCTAGAGCTGTACAGCCTGCAGCACAGCCTGAGCACTGAACCTGCTGTGGTGCTGGGCCTGGCTTTGGCACTGGCCTTTGCCACACTGCTGCTGGGCACCTGGAATGTTCCCCTCAGCCTATTCTCCGTGGCAGCTGTGGCAGGCACCGTGCTGCTCACTGTAGGACTCCTGGTTCTCCTCGAGTGGCAGCTCAACACTGCCGAGGCCCtgtttctttctgcctcagtGGGCCTCTCAGTGGACTTCACTGTCAACTACTGCATCTCCTATCACCTGTGCCCACACCCTGACCGCCTGAGCCGTGTGGCCTTCTCTCTGCGCCAGACCAGCTGCGCCACAGCAGTGGGGGCTGCAGCCCTGTTTGCGGCCGGCGTGCTCATGCTGCCTGCCACAGTGCTGCTTTATCGCAAGCTGGGCATCATCCTCATGATGGTCAAATGCGTCAGTTGTGGCTTTGCCAGCTTCTTCTTCCAATCTCTCTGCTGTTTCTTCGGGCCAGAGAAGAACTGTGGGCAGATCCTCTGGCCCTGTGCTCACCTACCATGGGATGCTGGTACTGGGGACCCTGGTGGGGAGAAGGCAGGCCGCCCACGACCAGGGTCAGTTGGAGGGATGCCCGGGACCTGCTCAGAGCAATATGAGCTACAGCCCCTGGCACGGCGTCGGAGCCCCAGCTTTGACACCAGCACAGCCACCAGCAAGCTGTCCCACCGGCCCTCAGTACTCTCTGAGGATCTGCAGCTCCATGATGGTCCCTGCTGTTCCCGGCCCCCACCAGCCCCTGCCTCCCCAAGGGAGCTGCTGCTGGACCACCAGGCAGTCTTCAGCCAGTGCCCTGCCCTGCAGACCTCCTCCCCCTATAAGCAGGCTGGCTCCAGCCCCAAAACCCGGGCCAGGCAGGACTCCCAAGGGGAGGAGGCTGAGCCCCTGCCAGCCTCGCCAGAAGCCCCAGCCCACTCCCCTAAGGCCAAGGCTGCAGAACCTCCTGATGGCTTCTGTTCCTCAGCCAGCACCCTGGAGGGGCTCAGCGTCTCTGATGAGACCTGCCTAAGCACCTCTGAGCCCAGTGCTCGTGTACCAGATTCCGTGGGTGTGTCCCCAGATGACCTGGATGATACTGGGCAGCCAGTCCTTGAGCGGGGCCAGCTCAATGGGAAGCGGGACACCCTGTGGCTGGCGCTGAGGGAGACAGTGTATGACCCATCATTGCCCGCCTCCCACCAGAGCAGCTTGTCCTGGAAGGGCCGAGGGGGGCCAGGGGATGGCAGCCCTGTGGTGCTGCCCAATAGCCAGCCAGACCTGCCAGATGTTTGGCTGCGCAGGCCCAGCACCCACACGTCGGGCTATAGCAGCTGA
- the DISP2 gene encoding protein dispatched homolog 2 isoform X3, with protein MDIYLDRLATPWGLADNYTSVTGMDLGLKQELLRYFLVQDTVYPLLALAAIFFGIALYLRSFFLTLMVLLGVLGSLLVAFFLYQVAFRMAYFPFVNLAALLLLSSVCANHTLIFFDLWRLSKSQLPSGGLAQRVGRTMHHFGYLLLVSGLTTSAAFYASYLSRLPAVRCLALFMGTAVLVHLALTLVWLPASAVLHERYLARGCVRRARGRWEGSAPRRLLLALHRRLRGLRRAAAGTSRLLFQRLLPCGVIKFRYIWICWFAALAAGGAYIAGVSPRLRLPTLPPPGGQVFRPSHPFERFDAEYRQLFLFEQLPQGEGGHMPVVLVWGVLPVDTGDPLDPRSNSSLVRDPAFSASGPEAQRWLLALCHRARNQSFFDTLQEGWPTLCFMETLQRWMESPGCARLGPDLCCGHSDFPWAPQFFLHCLKMMALEQGPDGTQDLGLRFDAHGSLAALVLQFQTNFRNSPDYNQTQLFYNEVSHWLAAELGMAPPGLRRGWFTSRLELYSLQHSLSTEPAVVLGLALALAFATLLLGTWNVPLSLFSVAAVAGTVLLTVGLLVLLEWQLNTAEALFLSASVGLSVDFTVNYCISYHLCPHPDRLSRVAFSLRQTSCATAVGAAALFAAGVLMLPATVLLYRKLGIILMMVKCVSCGFASFFFQSLCCFFGPEKNCGQILWPCAHLPWDAGTGDPGGEKAGRPRPGSVGGMPGTCSEQYELQPLARRRSPSFDTSTATSKLSHRPSVLSEDLQLHDGPCCSRPPPAPASPRELLLDHQAVFSQCPALQTSSPYKQAGSSPKTRARQDSQGEEAEPLPASPEAPAHSPKAKAAEPPDGFCSSASTLEGLSVSDETCLSTSEPSARVPDSVGVSPDDLDDTGQPVLERGQLNGKRDTLWLALRETVYDPSLPASHQSSLSWKGRGGPGDGSPVVLPNSQPDLPDVWLRRPSTHTSGYSS; from the coding sequence ATGGACATCTACCTGGACCGACTGGCCACCCCCTGGGGGCTCGCTGACAACTACACCTCCGTCACTGGCATGGACCTGGGCCTCAAGCAGGAGCTGCTGAGGTACTTCCTGGTCCAGGACACAGTGTACCCCTTGCTGGCTCTGGCTGCCATCTTTTTCGGCATCGCCCTGTACCTGCGCTCATTCTTCCTCACGCTCATGGTGCTGCTGGGGGTGCTGGGCTCACTGCTGGTGGCCTTTTTCCTTTACCAGGTGGCCTTCCGCATGGCCTACTTTCCCTTCGTCAATCTGGCAGCCCTCCTCCTGCTGAGCAGCGTCTGCGCCAACCACACGCTCATCTTCTTCGACCTGTGGCGCCTCAGCAAGAGCCAGCTGCCGTCGGGGGGGCTGGCGCAGCGCGTGGGCCGCACCATGCACCACTTCGGCTACCTGCTGCTGGTCTCCGGCCTCACCACGAGCGCGGCCTTCTACGCCAGCTACCTGAGCCGCCTGCCGGCCGTGCGCTGCCTCGCCCTCTTCATGGGCACGGCTGTGCTGGTGCACCTGGCGCTCACGCTGGTCTGGCTGCCCGCCTCCGCCGTGCTCCACGAGCGCTACCTGGCGCGCGGCTGTGTGCGCCGGGCGCGGGGCCGGTGGGAGGGCAGCGCGCCTCGGCGGCTGCTGCTGGCGCTGCACCGGCGGCTCCGGGGCCTGCGGAGGGCGGCGGCCGGCACCTCGCGTCTGCTCTTCCAGCGCCTGCTGCCCTGCGGCGTCATCAAGTTCCGCTACATCTGGATCTGCTGGTTCGCGGCACTGGCGGCAGGGGGCGCCTACATCGCCGGCGTCAGCCCGCGCCTGCGGCTGCCCACGCTGCCGCCGCCCGGCGGCCAGGTCTTCCGGCCCAGCCACCCCTTCGAGCGCTTCGACGCAGAGTATCGCCAGCTGTTCCTGTTCGAGCAGCTGCCGCAGGGCGAGGGCGGCCACATGCCCGTGGTTTTGGTGTGGGGCGTCCTGCCTGTGGACACTGGCGACCCTCTGGACCCTCGTAGCAACAGCAGCCTGGTGAGGGACCCTGCCTTCTCGGCCAGTGGCCCTGAAGCCCAGCGCTGGCTGCTGGCACTCTGCCACCGGGCCCGGAATCAGAGCTTCTTCGACACACTGCAGGAAGGCTGGCCCACGCTGTGTTTCATGGAGACCCTCCAGCGCTGGATGGAGAGCCCCGGCTGCGCCCGCCTGGGGCCTGACCTCTGCTGCGGCCACTCGGACTTCCCCTGGGCCCCCCAGTTTTTCCTGCACTGCCTGAAAATGATGGCTCTGGAGCAAGGCCCGGATGGCACCCAGGACCTGGGACTCCGCTTTGATGCCCATGGCAGCCTGGCCGCCCTGGTCCTGCAATTCCAGACCAACTTCCGGAATAGTCCGGACTACAACCAGACCCAACTCTTCTACAATGAGGTCAGCCACTGGCTGGCAGCAGAGCTGGGCATGGCACCTCCAGGCCTGCGCCGTGGTTGGTTCACTAGCCGTCTAGAGCTGTACAGCCTGCAGCACAGCCTGAGCACTGAACCTGCTGTGGTGCTGGGCCTGGCTTTGGCACTGGCCTTTGCCACACTGCTGCTGGGCACCTGGAATGTTCCCCTCAGCCTATTCTCCGTGGCAGCTGTGGCAGGCACCGTGCTGCTCACTGTAGGACTCCTGGTTCTCCTCGAGTGGCAGCTCAACACTGCCGAGGCCCtgtttctttctgcctcagtGGGCCTCTCAGTGGACTTCACTGTCAACTACTGCATCTCCTATCACCTGTGCCCACACCCTGACCGCCTGAGCCGTGTGGCCTTCTCTCTGCGCCAGACCAGCTGCGCCACAGCAGTGGGGGCTGCAGCCCTGTTTGCGGCCGGCGTGCTCATGCTGCCTGCCACAGTGCTGCTTTATCGCAAGCTGGGCATCATCCTCATGATGGTCAAATGCGTCAGTTGTGGCTTTGCCAGCTTCTTCTTCCAATCTCTCTGCTGTTTCTTCGGGCCAGAGAAGAACTGTGGGCAGATCCTCTGGCCCTGTGCTCACCTACCATGGGATGCTGGTACTGGGGACCCTGGTGGGGAGAAGGCAGGCCGCCCACGACCAGGGTCAGTTGGAGGGATGCCCGGGACCTGCTCAGAGCAATATGAGCTACAGCCCCTGGCACGGCGTCGGAGCCCCAGCTTTGACACCAGCACAGCCACCAGCAAGCTGTCCCACCGGCCCTCAGTACTCTCTGAGGATCTGCAGCTCCATGATGGTCCCTGCTGTTCCCGGCCCCCACCAGCCCCTGCCTCCCCAAGGGAGCTGCTGCTGGACCACCAGGCAGTCTTCAGCCAGTGCCCTGCCCTGCAGACCTCCTCCCCCTATAAGCAGGCTGGCTCCAGCCCCAAAACCCGGGCCAGGCAGGACTCCCAAGGGGAGGAGGCTGAGCCCCTGCCAGCCTCGCCAGAAGCCCCAGCCCACTCCCCTAAGGCCAAGGCTGCAGAACCTCCTGATGGCTTCTGTTCCTCAGCCAGCACCCTGGAGGGGCTCAGCGTCTCTGATGAGACCTGCCTAAGCACCTCTGAGCCCAGTGCTCGTGTACCAGATTCCGTGGGTGTGTCCCCAGATGACCTGGATGATACTGGGCAGCCAGTCCTTGAGCGGGGCCAGCTCAATGGGAAGCGGGACACCCTGTGGCTGGCGCTGAGGGAGACAGTGTATGACCCATCATTGCCCGCCTCCCACCAGAGCAGCTTGTCCTGGAAGGGCCGAGGGGGGCCAGGGGATGGCAGCCCTGTGGTGCTGCCCAATAGCCAGCCAGACCTGCCAGATGTTTGGCTGCGCAGGCCCAGCACCCACACGTCGGGCTATAGCAGCTGA